DNA sequence from the Vicia villosa cultivar HV-30 ecotype Madison, WI linkage group LG3, Vvil1.0, whole genome shotgun sequence genome:
tatatatataaaattcaattttattaagCATTCAATAATATATCAATCCTTATTCTtcactctttctctttttctcattAAAAATGTCTCACACACTAATAAATTAGTATCTAGAGCCTCCAGTTAGTTTCTTGATCGAGTTTTCAAGAACTGCATGTCAGTGGTCGTGTTTCCTGGGATCCTGAATTGGTTTTGCTGCAAAGAAGAATGATGGCAACAATATTCCTAATTCTCTTCCATAAAATCCTTGTTCGGTTTCCATGAAACCCTTGAAGTTGTTATCAATGGCTTTCCTGAACTTGCTAACAATGCAACTGATGCTAAGAGAGTCGGTCATAAGGATGCcaagaagaaagattacaagaCTGCGTTTTGTAATTTAGTTGACGGTAGATGCGGAAAATTTTGATCGGATTTCTCATGCTCAATCGGCAAAGGAGGCATCGGATATTCTTGTCAAATATTATGTCTCGAAGGTGCATAATCTTGTCCATCTCATGAAAGGTTGTGGTGAAACCCTAACTGATAAGATGATAGGTGAGAAAGTAAGGTGTAAGTTGACCTTTCAGTTTGACCATGTTACCATaactattcaagaatccaacaaTCTTAAAAACCTAAAATTGTAACATTTGGGTGGTTCATTGGAGGCACATGAGATGAGGATTGTCGAAAGAAAAGGGGTTCAAGATTCGATACAAGCACTCCAGGCTCAGACATGGAAGAAGCATGGTGGTTCCAACAAGTTCAAAGGAAAAAGTGACAAGACTCAAAGCAAGAAGTCTTGGTCAGATCCTCAAAAGTATAAGTTCGATGATAGGGCTTATGAATCCTCGAAAAAATGAGAAGGAAACTCCTATTAGAAAgacaaagaagagaaaaagaggcGTGCAATGCTATAACTGTGAAAAGTGGGGTCATTTGGCCAATAATTGTTAATacaagagagacaagggagcgacaAAAGGCAAGGACAAAGGAGTGAACCTTGCACGCCAAGATTTAGATGATTATGAAGATATGGTGGTTATGGCTGCAGTTGCAGATGAGCGTGTCAACACCAAAATCTGGTTTCTCGACACATGCTGCTTGAATCACGTGACTATAGAAAAGTGTGGTTAACATATTTCGACGATTCGAAGAAGAGCAAGGTCAAACTTGTTGATAATAGCTCGTTGCAAGCATAAGACACATACAACATAGTTATTCAAAAGAGTAATGGAGAAAAATATATGATCGAAGATGTACTTTATGTACCTGAATTAAAGTACAACCTACTAAGTATTGGACAACATATCGAAAAATGTTTCTAAGTGGTTATGAAAGATGGATCCTTGGAACTGTTCGAAACCCAAATAGCCTGGTCTTAAAATCTCCCCTGTCGAAGAATAAGACATTTAAGACCATGATCAGTTCGACTAAGGTACATTGCCTAAAAATAGTTTTCGACTACAAGAATAGTTGGTTGTGGCATTTAAGGTTTGGAGATCTAAGTTTTAGTCACTCAATAAACTGATCATTCAAGATATGGTAACTAGTATACCAAGTCTTGTGATGCCCGACAAACTCTGTGAAGGTTGCTTAATAGGGAAGCAACCTATAAAGTTTTTTGTTTCGACTATGCCAATGACATCATCTTGTATACTCAAAGTTGTGCATTCAAATGTATGTGGCACATTCGAGAAGCATACCATTGGTGGAAACACGTATTTTGTTTCGTTTATCAATGAGTATAGTCGAAAGATTTGGATCTAAGTGATCAAGCCCAAAGATGAAATATTTAAAATCTTTAAAAGATtcaaaatgattttcaaaaaccaaagTGAAAAGAAGATAAAGGTTCTATGAATAGATGGAGGTGGCGAATACACATCCAAGATATTTGAGAAATTTTGTGCAGAATATGATATTGATCATAAGCTAACTACTCCTTACACGCCTCAACATAATGAATTATCAGAAAGAAGAAACATAACCATATTGAATATGGTGAGATGCATGCTGAAGCAGAAGAATATGCCAAAATCCTTATGGGTTGAAGCAGTCACTAGTGTTGTCTATATACTGAACATGTGTCCTACAAAGGAACTGAAAAATAAGGTTCCTAAAGAAGTGTGGAGTGGCACTCCACCATCAATGAGTCATTTGAATATGTTTGGCTCTATTTGTTACAAGCATGTTCTAGATGCGAGAAGAAGGAAGCTTGATGACAAGAGTGAACCCATGATTCTGGTAGGATATCATAAAACACGTGCATATAGTCTATTCAATTCAATTAATGAAAAGATCGAGATAAGTCGAGATATTGTGATTGATGAGAATTTTTCCTGGGATTGGAATTCTCGTGATGCAATTGACATGCCATTGATGAGCTATGGTTTTGACGAAGCAAGTAATGAGGTTGAAGTCGAAGTAATTTCCGATATTCTAGTTGAAGTCGAAGTCAAAGTAGATAATCGAGAGATTGTGGCTAGCATAAACCAAAGACCTCAAAGAACGAAAGTTCTTCCAACAAGACTTCAAGACTATGAAGAGGTTGGTGATGATAAAATCATATTagatggagaattagttcatttCTCTTTACTTGCAGGTGCTTAACCACTCAACTCTAGCGAGGCTTTAAAGAATAAATAGTGGAAATCAGCTATGATCGAAGAGTTACAAGCGATCGAAAGAAACAACATATAAGAGTTATTAGAATTGCCAGCACACACAAAAGCTATTGAAGTGAAGTGGATGTTCAAGTTGAAGCACAATGTTGATGGGTCTATAGCAAGACATAAGTCAAGATTAGTAGCTCGAGAATTTCTTCTAGAGAAGGACTCGACTACTCTAAAGTATATGCACCAGTCACAAGATTGGAGACTATCAGATTGATGGTAGCTTTGGCATGTAAGCAAGGCTGGTTATATTTCACTTAGATGTGAAATCAACATTTTTAAATGGTCCTTTAGGCTTGTGATACAGGAGGAAGCAAAGAAAGTGTACAAGTTGCACAAAACCCTTTATGGCCGTAAACATGAACCTAGGGCAAGGAATAAGAAAATCGACTCATACTTAGTTGAATTAGGATTCATCAAATTCAATTCTGAGTATGGTGTATATGTATAGGGTTTGGCACCAGATATAACAATCACCTGCTTATATGTCGCTGACTTGCTAGTAATTAGAAATAGCATGGAGAAATTGTCGAAGTTCAAAGAACTGATGATGAGGGGATTTGAAATGGCGAATTTGGGAAACTTGTTGTATTTCCTAGGAATGGAATTTCAAATTACCAAGCAAGGTGTGGAGCTGcatcaaaggaagtatgtcaaagagTTACTTAAGAGATTTATGATGGATGATTCGAATCCTACATCCTCACATGTCCAACCAAATTTGAAAttggagaagcatggagaggaGGACAAAGTCTATGTAACTTTGTTCAAAAAAATTGTTGGATCTCTAAGATATGTGTGCAATAATCGACCTAAAATAAGTTTCTCAATTGGATTGGTGAGCCAatacatgagtgaaccaaggGTGTCACACATAAAGGCTGCAAGAAGAATCCTAAGATACTTAAAAGGATCAATAAACTgtggaattctgtttgcatgaaaatctaaaataaaaaaaggtaTAATTACTTGCTATTCAGATGCTGATTGATATAGAGATAAGTAAGATTGAAGAAGCACAACTAGTTacttctttcaagtatttggtgccccAATCTCATGGTGCTCGAGAAAGCAACCTGTGGTGGCATTATCATTGTATGAGGCTGAATATATATTAGGATCCTATGTTGTGTGTCTAGAAATTTAGGTCAGATATGTGCTGGAAGATATGAAGGTCGAAGTGAAGAAACCTCTGGTGCTACAGATCAACAACAAGTCAACCATTAATCTTGAAAATAATCTAGTTCTTCATGGATGAAGTAAGCACATTGAGGTTATATTTCATTTCCGGAGGGAGAAGGTAAATCAAGGAGAACTTAAAGTGAGGCATTGCTCGAGTGAAGCACAATTGGCTGACATTTGCACCAAAGGACTGAAGATTGACAAATTCCTAactttgagaaagaaattaggaatagtttaTATTAATTATGATTAGTTTGTCCGATAACTTGGATTATAAAGGGGttgtaggatcaagcgcttaccatTGCACTAAAAGCAACTGCTGTTAGTGAGGGcacaattttattttcttatgatATGAGCCCCTAGGGGTTGCACCAAAAGCGAGGTTTGCAAGCTCCCTCTAGGACTCATGGACTAGGATGCTAAGCCCATTCaaatccctaagggtgacgctggatttatttatccaacaatctCCCTTTAGTGTCACCCGGGGGGATTCTAACccatgaccatgctctgataccacttgtaggatcaagcgcttaccactgtGCTAAAAGAAATTACACATATGTTAAATATTTGTTCTTTATTAACCTTCTTGAGTATCTCTCATAGTCATAGAAGAGGTGTGGGGGTGGGGAACCGAGCTAGAGAACATGGGTTTGGCCCAATTGTTAGGGGTGGGGGCTATAGCCTTCATAGTATGGTTTAAGGGTATACTTGTAATCTGGACTATAGTATTTTATATATAACTTGTAACATTAAAactttaatttgttaaaaaaatactaTGGAACTACACTTTCTATGTAGTCACAAACCTATGCACACTTGACCAAACTGCATAAAAAAATATCGTGTTGGTTGTTTGCAATTTATGTTTCTATTTACTCTCTTTTTACTAGTTTCTTTTTTAACAATTGACACCATATGAAGATTACTCTGCTGCAAAATTCAAAGTGTCAAGGTTCGTTGGAGTTGGAAATTTCTAGTTATGGCAAATGAGGGTTAAGGATATGTTGCCTCATGAAAGTTTCTAAAAGATGTTGTTTAAAGCGAAACTGACAGACATGACGAAGGTTAATTGGTTAAATTTGTAGGATAATTGTTTTTTGTATTAGTTAAAGTTGTCTCCAAGGCAGTGTTACAAACTCTTTGGTTCATACATGCTCCAGATTGGCAACAATATATGCAAGTATGAATGTTGTGTTTATGTTTAAAGCCTTGATGATGattcttttgtttttatgttattgTACGTGGATGCTATTTTGATTGCTTCTAATCATTTACGTGATGTAAGTGAACTCAAAATCTAAAGGGAAATGAGTTTGACTTGAAGAACTTAAGTGTTGCtagaaaaatttaacatcatTAATTCAAAGGTTTTGGGTACTCCATTGGTGATTCACTTTAAGCTCTCATTGGATCAGTTCCTAAAGAAAGATGCAGACGTTGAGTATGTGTCAAAGGTTTTTTATGCCAATGGTGTGGTTTGTTTAATGTATTATGTGGTTTGCACTATATTATATTTGACACAAGTTGTAATTCAAGTTTGCAAGTTTATATTTAAACTGGGTAATCGTCATTAGGAAGCATTCAAATAGATTTTTAGTAACGTGAAAGGTTTAACATGTTATGGTATCATGTTTAGTATTGGATCAAATGATATTTCAATTGTAGGATTTGTTGATTCAAACTACACATGTAAAATAGAGGATATGATGTCTAAACATGATATATCTTTATTATTGCATGTGGACCAATTTGCTTAAAATCGTCAATTTAATCCACAATGGACTTGTTTACAACTTAAGTTAAGTACATGACAATAGATAAGACTTCCAAAGAGGCCTTTTACATTGAAGTAGCTGAGGCTACCAAAAAGGCCTTATGGTTACATGATTGGTTAAAAATTAGGTGTTGACCAAGGTGGAGATCACTTGCATTATGATAGTTAGGGTAATATTTATTTGACAAATAATAAGGTTTATAATGCGAGAATCAATCATATTAATGCGAGATTCACAATATTACAAAGTTAGTTGCGTCTAGACAAATATTGATTGAGAAAGTTCATACTCCAGATAATGTAAGTGATATGTCGACCAAATCGGTCAAAAGTGACAAATTCAAGAACAATTTGAACTTGTTACATGTAACTCATGGTTAAGTAGGTGTTGTACATCTCATTTGCCAAGATGTGAATCTCATACAATGAATCTTCCTAGGAGTTTGATATTTATCAAAATAGAGATATTTGAGTATGACTCATAGTAAAAAAAGAGGGGGTTGGACACTCAAGTTAAAGTGTGTTAGACTCAATTGTTGTGGAGGCGAGTGAGGTGCAAGCGACGATAATCTCCACAGTATGATttatttaggaaatttctttacccacctccctcttttcttggtcacctctggtgaaaaacccaaaataccctcacttcggaaatgcatttccgaaacgtttattttttttcaaaatttgtcttatttcggaaatgcacttccgaaaacacgaaaaaaggtgttttcggagatgcatttccgaaaacaccccttttttgggttttcggagatgcatttccgaaaacagttttttttgggagggggtgtcttcggatatacacttccgaaatattccaagaccaaattggtcttggaatgtttcggatatacacttccgaaagaattcaataattattaaaaaattaaaatcaaggtgaatcaatacaattaataggtataaaatcaaggtgaatcaataaaatgaaggtgaatcaataaaatcaaggtgaatcaaatttttctaaacaattttaaagttaaaaattattttactaacttatataaatcaaaaacattttaattccataagtaaattttgaattatatagaattaaatataaaatttattcattaaataaaattaagacaaaatctttttttaattttgaattatataaaattaaatataaaatttatatttaattaaattttttttggaaataaaatttattattgattccaaaaaaaaaatataaaatttattcattaaataaatttattccataagtatataataattaatatataaatatataaatatataataattattttaaattaaaacacttatttttttaatttttataattattatataaatatatttataattaatatataataattattataattattatataaatatataaattaaaacactcatttttttaattttttttgtaaatacataataattattataaatatataaataaaaaattataactcattttgtaagcgaaattattttaattttttttattaaaattattttaaattttaaaatatgaatcagaatagaaatatataataattattattcataactcataaattatatcaaaatatataattattattatttattactcataaattatatcaaatttatgatatatgaattaattaatatcctaaaattaatttttgggatttttagatttttttttgttttttcggagatgcatctccgaattaatcaaaatcccaatttttgggatttttttggaaatacacttccgaagtctggaaaaatttagaaaaaaaaatatttcggaaatgcatttccgaagcaggggtaaagtagggttttcgctgggggtgaccccaagaggtgggtaaagaaattttctttatgGATATACTTGTAATCTGGGtcataatattatatatacaatTTGCAACACTGAAAtattaattcaataaaaaataatatgaaatgTAGTCAAAAACATGAGCACAATTGGTCTAACTGCACAAACAAATATTGAAATCAATGTCTGCAATGTTTTCCATTTGCTCTTTTGTTActagttcttcaaacaaaatcaTTATCATTTAAATAGTTTACtttcattttcattatcattgttATTTATTTCACTTTTCTTATCATCTACTCATTATAGAATATTTTGCATTTAGAGTAATGCACATAATATTAGAAAGTGAATTTGAAAAAAGAACATTAAAATTGTGTTGAAAATGACAAGTCATTTTTTTAGACTTTTTTTACAAACACATCAAATTATTTTAGGATGGAAGATATTAAGAAATGCTTTATTCTTCATTAATAAACTAATCTATATAAGTGAAGTTTAAAGATTAATTAGAACCAAAATAAAGTTTTTTCATAATACAAAATTGACTAAGGAAAATTATGAGCAATTGCCAATGAGGCAAAGAAAGGACCCTAACATTAGGCACCTATCAAAAGCACTCTTGAGAGCCCTCTCCTCTTAGCTATCAAACTTATGACACTAGTCTTCCAAAAAAGTGCAACATCATAACAAATAGTGGGACATAGAAGCATTATCAATTTATTACACAACAGAGAAACAGAGAACATAACAACAACCTATCAGCAAATACCCCAAAACAAACATACAATTTCACGTGGGGACAACATAAAACACAAGATAAGACCTATCATTTTCTGGTTAGATAAGGTGGCATAAAACTACAAACATAGTAACAAAGAATCAACAAATACAATCAGCCTTACATTTCATGTCTTTTTTTACTTAACCTATTctgttttaatttcatttttgattCTCACGTTGCATTGTTGGTACCTGAAGCATGTTAATAAATGGTTGTTAACTAGCCCTGATACTTGCATGAATGAATAAACTACTTTTGGTCCAACACATTGGAAACCTCTTCTCATCAAATCCTTGCTAATGAGATCCGCTTTCGGAGTTTTCACAGGTATTTGACGTCCGTATCGATATTCATTTTTTATCGGTTTGTTGTTAACGAATTTCCAACAATAATTGCTGAATGAACCAAACTCGAGCTGAACCTGTAAAATAACACAAATGTATGACCACGGAGACTAAGAATATACCTGACTCTGATATAGTGTAATTAATTTGTAACTAACTTGTAACTAATAACTAACTCTGATATAGTGTAACTAATTTGTAACAAACTTGCAACTAATTTGTGACTAATGTTAATATTTATGACAATATACATTCTTGTTTTGTACGTTAGCACCATATATGATTAATTTACgtacaaaaatataattaattcagtTGAGCAGATGATTAATTTACCTTAAGTAATTGTTTAGCGTTTTCCATAATGGCGCGGACCTTTTGTTCTGATAACAAAGGGTTGCCATTTATTTTGGGTGTTAGCAACTTCTTCTCATTAAACTGTGCAATTGAGGATGGATCAAAATTTTCGAAAAATTTCCTATAATAATAAGATTAACAAATAAGTGTCAAATAATATACTATGCATGGTTGAAAAAAATTAGTGGACATTGTATTAGGGATGGAGACATGCCTGAATATGTTTCTGTGGTTAAGAATGGTTGGCCAAGTGTGTTCTGCTAGTGCTTGTGAAAATATTAGAAGCTCAAATAGCTTTGTATCATCATCAATAACTGGAACACCCCATTCTTCGTCATGGAAAGCAGTATAAATAGGGTCTGTTAACAATGAAATTATAATTCTTTATGAGTAGGGAATTCTATTAAGGGGGTATACTCTAGCAAAATTTAGCAATTTTGTTTCTCAATCCTATAAACAAGTAAGTGCATTGTATTAGTGTTATTAcaacttatttttataaacaaaatgtcAAGTAAGATGTCTAGAAAATTGTTGAGCACATTTTGTCTCCGTGCTTCTCTCGGGCGCTATTTCTACATATTTCTTTTGAAAAAATCGGTTGAGAAATGTTTGTgtgaaaaaatttaattgaatttgtATTGATTAAAAAATTTAGTTGGATTTGCATTGATTAAAAGTTTAAGTTTTAGTTTTGCCGAATATTTGATTTGGTCGGAATTGAGCTTTTGTATGGACCGGGACATCTACAAGAGATCACCTTCCTTATTTGAAAATGACTTTGATTTTAGTGACACTACAAATAATTGATTCTTGCAAAAAACACTTGGGAGACTTATTTGAAAATAACTTTGATTTTAGTCACACCACAAATAATTGGTTCTTGTAGACACTTGTAGAATGTTTGAATGAAAGTGAGGAAATTTCAAGTTTAGTAGATTTTGAGTTGAAGTTCATGAatagtatttaaaaaattacGTTAAACTGAAAGAGTTCAGATAAAATTGTCAAATATTATTCACTACTTATAATTTGGTAACTTTCTTTTCTTTTAGACTTTAACTCTCGAGATGTTTTTGACATTTCACCAAACTAAATTACTAATTCTTTGTGTTTTTTGTTTAACATTTGATTAATTCTTCTTTAAATGTTTCCAATCATATAATCTCACGCATTATTTCACTATTCTGTGTGACATCTTGACTGAAAAGATTTTTTAGTATACTTTCTTCCCAACAAAGAGAAACCCCTGTGTTTACGAAGTATTCTTTATATACATTTTTCCCTATTAGGAATATTATCATCattaaatgattaaatgaaaGGGAGAACAGTAAATAAAAACTAGGACAAGACCAATATAATAtgaaattttctatttttgacAAGTTTAATGAGAATTCCTTAAttgatgaaatttttttaaataatattccctccgttttttattataagtcgttttggaaaaaaaattgtattttaatataaatcgctttacaatttcaatgaataattaatgatatttttcctattatatccttaaatacttattattctctctcctttcaattaagTAAATTTATcatccacatgtcattaatgatggtcaattttgtaaaaaccttcataatttttcattttcacacaagagttattatttttcttaatatgtgtgaaaagtccaaagcgacttataataaaaaaaggaGGGAGTAATACGCCTTCTTCTATTTTACAAACTATCActataaagaaaataatattttcaaaatttttaatgTAATATCAATTATTTTTTACAACCTTATCTCGAATTAATTTTAtgtcattattttaaaaatattacttATCTCAAATATGAACAAAAGTTAACAAAAGTTACTCAAATAAAATTGATGTATGAGATTAAAATTTCGGATAAAGTGTGTGTTTGGATTGACTGATTTTGataaaattgaatttgatagaattgattttaatagaattAAGTTTAATAGAATTGATATATGTgtagatacatttatgtaaaaataaattgaataaatttTAGTATAAAAATCACGTTTAAATTCAGAAGTTACAAATTATAGTTTCAAACTATAACTTTAAATACAatcaattctaaaaaaattattattctaCTTTAGAATATCCAAACACCTCAAAATCGCTTCAAGCCTCCTCCAAAATTACATTTGACTTTTCCAAATAAGCAAATCAAACATGCTATACACCAATTTGTTTAACCTATTTTTAATAATATCTGATACAGTGATACCGAAATAATACATTGAAATTTAAATGTATAATAGTGGAAGCATAGTATTTAGTAAAGTATTTAATACAAAAACACACTAGCAAAGTATTtagtaaaatatttaatataaaaacacattagtaattgataaaaataatttattaaaattgttatTATCTTACCAGATATTTTCTTTCTtagtatttatataaaaatattaaacgaaatttattttaaaatagaaaacctAATTGATATATAGTACTTACTGTTTTACAATTCCATTCAGTCATATATTATGTCATGCGTCaatcttttactcttttcaccttataaaaatgttttatttagaCTTTAGAAAATAGTAATCAAAtatgttaattttaattattaaaatattttattaattatatttagagATTATTTAGAAAGCCAATTATTTTAGAGcaaaaagacaaaaataaaacgcTTTTATCACATGGAAAGAACAATGCCATATTCATAATAAAAAGTTTGCTTGGTTATCGAATAAATCTAAAAAACAaactttttcttataaataaaatgGGAGTATTTGTTGTTAAAATTTCTTCACGATTATTCTTTTTAATCCCCTTATAAAGGAtataattgatatatttaattCAATATCAATATCATTGTTGCTTGATTTGGTTGGTGGCGTGTGATATTTGTCATGTTGACTGGTTTTATGGTGTTTTTTTTCAGTTCTTTCcttctaaaataaaatagaatttaatGTATTGATTATTAGACTTTGGTTAACTGATTACtataacaaaatataaattaataattcaatATACTagtacaaaataaaattttatttttattgttaattaatGTTTGTTGTATATTTACACACAAAGACTTACCTGAATTTGGTGTGATCCAATCGCATGTCTTGGACGGTGGCTCACCCTTACAAGGCGGAGACACGTGGGCAGCATCTCTCACCGGCGGTGGCTTAAACCCGTTGTTGCGCTTCATCTTTGAAATTCCATTTCCATTCACAGAGTTGACCTTTTTGACAGAAGAGGAATCCGAGGAACATGTGCTGTCTAAATCCAAACACACGTTACTTCCGACAACAACATCAGAGTCAGAGATTTCCGTCACTTGTTTTCTTGGACCCTGTGTTTTCTTCTTGTTGTGTTTCGTAACTTTCGTTGTTTCTTCATGAACCGGAACTATGTTTCCACCTGGTTTCAAAATCGCTCGCGGTTTAGAATTAGAACGAACGTGGAGCTTTGTTGCAATGGGCATTTTGGGTATTATTGgatttaattttttgaaattgtgtGAATGTGGGGTTTGGTTTGAAATTTGAAGTGAGTGAATGAGTGAGGAATTAATGTCCTGAAATAGTACGTTTAGGCGAAGGGTCATAGTCAGAATTGTTGGATAACGTTAAGCATTGGATGTGTTGTTGTTTGGAGGGTTACTTTGCTTTgggttgttttgttttattttgcttaCCGTTAAGAAAAAGAATCCAAAGACTCTCCACTCACCCCACCAAAAGGGCACGTAATGGTGTTCGGTACAAATTACCCAACGGCTATGTTACCCCTCACAAGTCACAACTCACACCATTGACCAAGTCTATTTATATTATTAGATTGGGTTTGGTTCTCATATACCTATCTGGAAAAATCAATAATGTTCATAAAattcaaaactgtattttatcCAACAAAATTCAATTCCAATCTAAAACGAAGCTGAATAAATCCAAAACTTTAGTTCTGTCATTGTTATGAAAGTATATCTATGGAATCTTCTCAACAATTCATTTACAGCataaattaacattaataatTACTATGACATACATAAAATAAAGACTATGttttaacttaaaataattttttttagaaaaatggaacaacaaatatttatatatttaatgttAAATATACATTAAAATGTATCTAAGAATGTGACACCATCTAAATTTATATTTAGATGTAAAAAACAAGATTATTCACTTTAGGATTAAGGTGACATGCAATGGAATGATTGACTAATTTATAAAACAAATCATAATTATGTATATcataaactattttaaatatttatctaTTATTCGCCATAAGATATGTTTTGTGTACTTGCAATTTCTTTCGTATCTCATTGTCACAAATGTATGTCTTCTATCAAAATCAC
Encoded proteins:
- the LOC131660168 gene encoding uncharacterized protein LOC131660168, translated to MTLRLNVLFQDINSSLIHSLQISNQTPHSHNFKKLNPIIPKMPIATKLHVRSNSKPRAILKPGGNIVPVHEETTKVTKHNKKKTQGPRKQVTEISDSDVVVGSNVCLDLDSTCSSDSSSVKKVNSVNGNGISKMKRNNGFKPPPVRDAAHVSPPCKGEPPSKTCDWITPNSDPIYTAFHDEEWGVPVIDDDTKLFELLIFSQALAEHTWPTILNHRNIFRKFFENFDPSSIAQFNEKKLLTPKINGNPLLSEQKVRAIMENAKQLLKVQLEFGSFSNYCWKFVNNKPIKNEYRYGRQIPVKTPKADLISKDLMRRGFQCVGPKVVYSFMQVSGLVNNHLLTCFRYQQCNVRIKNEIKTE